In Sulfitobacter sp. M39, the following proteins share a genomic window:
- a CDS encoding orotate phosphoribosyltransferase yields the protein MIPTSYPDSTEMARLTARMLLEIKAVHFNAAEPFTLASGLPSPTYIDCRKLISYPRIRATLMDFLTVTVMREAGFEAFDNIAGGETAGIPFAAMVAERMALPMTYVRKKPKGYGRNARIEGEMTEGQRVLLVEDLTTDGGSKISFVDAIRDTGASCAHTAVIFYYGIFPQTEKTLGDHGVTLHSLCTWWDVLAEAKAQNAFDTETLTEVEAFLNAPEAWQDARKKT from the coding sequence ATGATCCCCACCAGCTACCCCGACTCTACCGAAATGGCGCGCCTGACCGCGCGGATGTTGCTGGAGATCAAGGCCGTTCATTTCAACGCGGCAGAGCCCTTTACCCTCGCCTCTGGGCTGCCAAGCCCGACTTATATCGATTGCCGCAAGCTAATCAGCTATCCGCGCATCCGCGCCACCTTGATGGACTTCCTGACCGTCACCGTGATGCGCGAAGCGGGGTTCGAGGCGTTTGACAATATCGCGGGCGGTGAAACCGCGGGCATCCCCTTTGCCGCGATGGTGGCCGAGCGCATGGCGCTCCCCATGACCTATGTGCGCAAGAAGCCCAAAGGCTATGGCCGCAACGCCCGCATTGAAGGTGAGATGACCGAAGGCCAACGCGTTTTGCTGGTCGAGGATCTGACCACCGATGGCGGCTCAAAGATCAGCTTTGTCGACGCGATTCGCGATACTGGTGCGAGCTGCGCGCATACGGCGGTGATCTTTTACTACGGTATTTTTCCGCAGACAGAAAAGACCTTGGGCGATCACGGGGTTACGTTGCACAGCCTGTGCACCTGGTGGGATGTGCTGGCCGAGGCCAAAGCGCAGAACGCGTTTGACACAGAAACCCTGACCGAAGTCGAAGCCTTCCTGAACGCGCCCGAAGCGTGGCAGGATGCGCGGAAAAAAACCTAA
- a CDS encoding phosphoadenosine phosphosulfate reductase, whose product MIDTAVTLDTSFEDYSKSEWMDAVKQVAQNGGFYEALGSRHHAMFLEKSSTLLVSFETINGMRALSSMAHPLGWEMVRSEGWSHLCLASEGDTWFRDEPVYAFFDRLIDDGFFDSFDRVVFYGAGPGGYAAAAFSVAAPGAKVVAIQPQATLDPSVTEWDDRFVEMRRTDFTSRFGYAPDMLDAAEAAFVIYDPTVPLDAMHASLFTRPNVTKLRMRRMGTALQSKLLELDQFEALLTLAAEGALDIASFARCARARRDHRPYLRGLLNALEQDQREPLILTLCRFVTDRTSAPRFARRQKQIEAEIALRNAADKGDGTDQGASNPEAAQGTG is encoded by the coding sequence ATGATCGATACCGCCGTAACGCTCGACACGTCTTTTGAGGACTATTCCAAAAGCGAGTGGATGGATGCTGTGAAGCAGGTCGCGCAGAATGGCGGGTTCTATGAAGCGCTTGGGTCACGGCACCATGCGATGTTTCTGGAAAAATCCTCTACCCTGCTGGTCAGCTTTGAAACCATCAACGGGATGCGCGCCTTGTCATCTATGGCGCATCCTTTGGGGTGGGAAATGGTGCGCAGCGAAGGCTGGTCGCATCTTTGTCTGGCGTCAGAAGGGGATACATGGTTCCGAGATGAGCCAGTTTATGCGTTTTTCGACCGGCTGATCGACGATGGCTTTTTCGACAGCTTTGACCGCGTGGTCTTTTATGGCGCGGGTCCGGGCGGCTATGCGGCTGCGGCATTCTCTGTCGCGGCACCGGGTGCGAAGGTCGTTGCCATCCAGCCGCAAGCGACGCTGGACCCCAGCGTGACCGAATGGGACGATCGCTTTGTAGAGATGCGGCGCACGGATTTCACCTCTCGGTTCGGATATGCCCCCGATATGCTGGACGCGGCCGAGGCCGCCTTTGTGATCTATGACCCAACTGTGCCGCTGGACGCGATGCATGCCAGCCTGTTCACCCGCCCCAATGTGACCAAACTTCGGATGCGGCGCATGGGCACGGCGCTGCAATCGAAACTGCTAGAGCTGGACCAGTTTGAAGCGCTTCTGACCCTAGCTGCAGAGGGCGCACTAGACATCGCCAGCTTTGCGCGCTGCGCCCGTGCCCGCCGCGATCATCGCCCCTATCTGCGCGGCCTGTTGAATGCGTTGGAACAAGACCAACGCGAGCCTCTGATCCTCACGCTTTGCCGCTTTGTGACGGACCGAACCTCTGCACCGCGTTTTGCGCGGCGTCAAAAGCAGATCGAGGCGGAAATCGCACTGAGAAACGCAGCTGACAAAGGTGACGGCACAGATCAGGGCGCGTCCAACCCCGAGGCCGCCCAAGGTACTGGCTGA
- a CDS encoding sterol desaturase family protein encodes MMRLRIMFSHAAVVVMAVACGAGLVGLAFFAPLWVWALIPLGVAAQMLNEYNLHRYVFHLAPPRAQWAFNLLYMAHYGHHDFPTNTKLFFVPIWVALPMLLVNGALLWGVLALFGVPQAGWIAVAVVPVGGVLTFMVYEWFHMTAHVNVPKTRVERYVTRLHNQHHFRDFSKWFHVSPGGAVIDRAMGTAIDREALKHQQRIEFIRTLGMRPNDPRLIAARERFAARYNLSEAEIARAAVV; translated from the coding sequence ATGATGCGCTTGCGTATCATGTTCTCGCACGCGGCCGTCGTGGTGATGGCGGTCGCCTGTGGGGCGGGGCTGGTTGGCTTGGCGTTCTTCGCGCCGCTATGGGTCTGGGCGCTGATCCCCTTGGGGGTCGCCGCCCAGATGCTGAATGAATACAACCTGCACCGCTATGTGTTCCACCTGGCGCCCCCGCGGGCGCAGTGGGCATTCAACCTGCTGTATATGGCGCACTACGGTCATCATGATTTCCCGACCAACACCAAGCTGTTTTTCGTACCGATCTGGGTCGCTTTGCCGATGCTATTGGTGAACGGAGCACTGCTGTGGGGTGTTCTTGCCCTGTTTGGCGTGCCGCAGGCGGGCTGGATCGCCGTGGCAGTCGTGCCAGTGGGCGGGGTGCTGACCTTTATGGTTTATGAATGGTTCCACATGACCGCCCATGTGAACGTGCCCAAAACGCGGGTAGAGCGTTATGTGACCAGGCTGCACAACCAGCATCACTTCCGCGATTTCAGCAAATGGTTCCACGTCAGCCCCGGAGGGGCGGTGATTGACCGCGCTATGGGGACGGCGATTGACCGAGAGGCGCTAAAGCACCAGCAACGGATTGAATTTATTCGTACTTTGGGGATGCGACCCAATGACCCAAGGCTGATCGCGGCGCGGGAACGCTTTGCCGCCAGATACAATCTGTCAGAGGCAGAGATCGCCCGCGCGGCGGTTGTCTAA
- the alr gene encoding alanine racemase, translated as MTTATLSIDLNAIAANWQALNKMTGCDTGAVIKANAYGLGIDRVAPVLAAQGARKFFVAVAEEGVALRRVLGPGPAINIFAGHMPGDADMIRSAALTPMINSVDQMIAHVEALPGHRFGVQLNSGMNRLGMDPAEWAALRDIALAQNPTLIMSHLACADEPNHPMNARQLKTFREMTDGLNVPRSLAATGGIMLGRDYHFDLTRPGIGVYGGLPFADAMPVVTLDVPVIQVREVATGQTVGYGCAWTAPRPTMVATVAAGYADGLIRALGNGATFTHEGRKLPVIGRVSMDLITVDVTSVTEVPEHLQLIGNYQSVDTVAGFAGTIGYEVLTALGARYDRVYVE; from the coding sequence ATGACAACAGCCACCCTCTCTATCGACCTCAATGCGATTGCCGCCAATTGGCAGGCGCTGAACAAAATGACCGGCTGCGACACCGGTGCCGTGATCAAGGCGAATGCCTATGGTCTGGGCATTGACCGCGTGGCCCCTGTTCTCGCCGCCCAAGGCGCGCGCAAGTTCTTTGTCGCTGTCGCGGAAGAGGGCGTTGCCCTGCGGCGCGTGTTGGGGCCCGGCCCTGCGATCAACATCTTTGCAGGGCACATGCCCGGTGACGCCGATATGATCCGGTCCGCCGCACTGACGCCGATGATCAATTCGGTCGACCAGATGATCGCCCATGTCGAAGCTCTGCCCGGCCATCGTTTCGGGGTGCAGTTGAACAGCGGCATGAACCGCCTTGGGATGGACCCCGCGGAATGGGCCGCGCTGCGCGACATCGCCTTGGCGCAGAACCCGACCTTGATCATGTCGCATCTGGCCTGCGCGGACGAACCGAACCACCCGATGAATGCCCGACAGCTCAAGACCTTCCGCGAGATGACGGATGGGTTGAACGTGCCACGATCCTTGGCCGCGACGGGGGGGATCATGCTTGGCCGTGACTACCACTTTGACCTGACCCGCCCGGGCATCGGGGTATACGGCGGATTGCCCTTCGCCGATGCGATGCCGGTGGTGACGCTGGATGTGCCTGTCATTCAGGTACGCGAAGTCGCCACGGGCCAGACCGTCGGCTATGGGTGCGCCTGGACCGCCCCACGCCCGACAATGGTCGCGACGGTCGCTGCGGGCTATGCCGACGGGTTGATCCGCGCCTTGGGCAACGGGGCCACTTTCACCCACGAGGGGCGCAAACTGCCCGTTATTGGCCGTGTCTCTATGGATCTGATCACCGTCGATGTGACCAGCGTGACAGAGGTGCCAGAGCATTTGCAGCTGATCGGAAACTATCAGTCTGTCGATACCGTCGCCGGATTTGCAGGCACCATCGGCTACGAGGTGCTGACCGCGCTTGGCGCGCGCTATGACCGGGTCTATGTCGAGTGA
- a CDS encoding AAA family ATPase, translated as MQLPPSIDAVQELLAGQGYVCGRPLATVVFLSLTLGRPLFLEGEAGVGKTEIAKALALALDRKLIRLQCYEGLDAATAVYEWNFPAQMVAIRTAEATGDRSRQQLTTELFSDEFLIERPLLEAMRPDGRGAPILLIDELDRTDAPFEAFLLEALSDFQVTIPELGTIKAPEPPIVILTSNRTREVHDALKRRCLYHWVDYPDFPREMEILAARAPEASAALSREVVAFVQHLRTEDLFKKPGVAETIDWAKCLLALDVINLSPETIADTLGAILKYQDDIAKLQGSEAKRILDQAKATLDATP; from the coding sequence ATGCAACTGCCCCCTTCGATCGACGCCGTGCAAGAGCTGCTTGCGGGGCAGGGATATGTCTGCGGGCGCCCCTTGGCGACGGTGGTGTTCCTGAGCCTGACCTTGGGTCGGCCGCTGTTCCTCGAGGGAGAGGCGGGCGTCGGCAAGACAGAGATCGCCAAAGCATTGGCGCTGGCATTGGACCGCAAGTTGATCCGGCTGCAATGCTATGAAGGGCTGGACGCCGCCACGGCGGTCTACGAATGGAACTTCCCTGCCCAGATGGTGGCGATCCGCACGGCTGAAGCCACCGGCGATCGCTCGCGACAGCAGCTCACCACAGAACTCTTTAGCGACGAGTTCCTAATCGAACGCCCCTTGCTCGAAGCGATGCGCCCTGACGGACGCGGTGCCCCCATCCTGTTAATCGACGAGCTTGACCGCACGGACGCCCCGTTCGAAGCCTTCCTGCTTGAGGCGCTCAGCGATTTTCAGGTCACAATCCCTGAACTCGGCACGATCAAGGCCCCCGAGCCGCCCATTGTGATCCTGACCTCGAACCGCACGCGCGAGGTGCATGACGCGCTCAAACGCCGTTGTCTTTATCACTGGGTCGACTATCCCGATTTCCCCCGCGAGATGGAGATTCTGGCCGCCCGCGCCCCCGAAGCCTCAGCTGCGCTCAGCCGCGAGGTCGTGGCCTTTGTCCAGCACCTTCGAACCGAGGACCTGTTCAAGAAGCCCGGCGTGGCCGAAACCATCGATTGGGCGAAATGTCTGCTGGCGCTGGATGTGATCAACCTCAGCCCCGAAACCATTGCGGATACGCTTGGGGCGATCCTGAAATACCAGGATGACATCGCCAAACTTCAGGGATCAGAGGCGAAACGTATCCTCGATCAGGCCAAAGCCACGCTGGACGCGACCCCTTGA
- the pyrC gene encoding dihydroorotase: protein MTQTLTLRRPDDWHLHLRDGAMLDAVLPHTAAHFARAIIMPNLVPPVVRGADAAAYRDRILAALPEGTDFKPLMTLYLTEDTDPDDVAAAHASGLITAVKLYPAGATTNSASGVSNFDTVAPVLERMAEIGLPLCTHGEVTDPEIDIFDREAVFIDRVLDPIRSRHVGLKVVMEHITTADAAQYVTESTGNLGATITTHHLVINRNHILAGGIKPHYYCLPVAKRESHRLALRAAATSGDARFFLGTDSAPHTDANKLLPCGCAGCFTAPNTMSILAEVFEQEDALDQLERFTSLNGPDFYGLAPNEAKMTLTRTPAIYPDHIDTPDGPVTVFDPMMPLNWSVTD, encoded by the coding sequence ATGACACAGACCCTCACGCTTCGACGCCCCGATGATTGGCACCTGCACCTGCGCGACGGCGCGATGCTGGACGCCGTGTTGCCCCATACCGCCGCGCATTTTGCCCGCGCCATCATCATGCCCAATCTGGTGCCCCCGGTGGTGCGCGGTGCCGATGCGGCCGCCTACCGCGATCGTATCCTAGCGGCACTGCCCGAGGGCACGGATTTCAAGCCGCTGATGACCCTGTATCTGACCGAGGATACCGATCCCGACGATGTGGCAGCCGCCCATGCCAGCGGGCTGATCACCGCGGTCAAGCTTTATCCCGCCGGTGCGACGACCAATTCGGCCAGCGGCGTGTCGAACTTTGACACTGTTGCGCCCGTGCTGGAACGCATGGCCGAGATCGGCCTGCCCCTGTGCACCCACGGCGAGGTGACCGACCCCGAGATCGACATTTTCGACCGCGAGGCCGTGTTCATCGACCGCGTGCTTGATCCGATCCGCTCCCGTCATGTGGGGCTGAAAGTCGTGATGGAGCATATTACCACCGCCGACGCCGCCCAATATGTCACGGAAAGCACCGGCAACCTGGGTGCTACGATCACCACGCACCATCTGGTGATCAACCGCAACCATATCCTCGCCGGTGGGATCAAACCGCATTACTACTGCCTGCCCGTCGCCAAACGCGAAAGCCACCGTCTGGCCCTGCGTGCCGCGGCGACTTCGGGCGACGCGCGCTTCTTTCTGGGCACGGATTCCGCGCCGCACACGGACGCGAACAAGCTGCTGCCCTGCGGCTGTGCCGGCTGCTTTACCGCGCCCAACACTATGTCGATCCTGGCCGAGGTCTTTGAACAGGAAGACGCGCTGGATCAATTGGAACGGTTTACCTCGCTGAACGGGCCGGATTTCTACGGGCTGGCTCCGAACGAAGCGAAGATGACGCTGACCCGCACACCGGCGATCTACCCCGATCACATCGACACGCCCGACGGGCCGGTCACCGTGTTCGATCCGATGATGCCGCTGAACTGGTCCGTCACCGACTGA
- a CDS encoding vWA domain-containing protein yields MEHLPLDLPDNPKLAGNITHFARALRRAGLPIGPGRVIDAIRAVEVAGFTDKTDFYWTLHACFVNRPEHRTVFAQLFRLYWRDPRYLEHMMAAMLPAIRGVQEDRPAQAAEKRAAEALLDGAEAPERDSQEPQDERETEIEVDASLTMSSQERLRSLDFELMSLAEVAEAKKMLARLRLPVKPMPSRRAMTSPRGRIDAGRSLRAALRRGGEMDKLVLKTPRPRYPNLVVLCDISGSMSQYSRMVLHFLHAVSNAKGAGWAQVHAFTFGTRLTNITRHLATRDVDAALKAAGAEAQDWEGGTRIGACIEAFNRDWSRRVMGQGAVVLLITDGLDRDAPDDLARQMQRLQLSARRLIWLNPLLRWDGFAPKAAGIRAMLPFTDSFRAGHSIASLQELAEVISRPDDRGEKTRLMQVMGATP; encoded by the coding sequence ATGGAACATCTACCCCTAGACCTGCCCGACAACCCCAAACTTGCCGGCAATATCACCCATTTCGCCCGCGCCCTGCGCCGCGCCGGTCTGCCCATCGGTCCCGGCCGCGTGATCGACGCAATCCGCGCGGTAGAGGTGGCAGGGTTCACCGACAAAACCGATTTCTACTGGACGCTGCACGCCTGCTTTGTGAACCGTCCTGAACACCGGACCGTCTTTGCGCAGCTCTTCCGGCTTTATTGGCGCGACCCGCGGTATCTGGAACATATGATGGCCGCGATGCTGCCCGCGATCCGTGGCGTCCAAGAAGACCGCCCCGCCCAAGCCGCCGAAAAACGCGCGGCAGAGGCGCTGTTGGACGGTGCCGAAGCGCCGGAGCGGGACAGCCAAGAGCCGCAAGACGAGCGCGAGACAGAGATCGAGGTCGATGCCAGCCTGACCATGTCCTCGCAAGAACGGCTGCGCAGTCTTGATTTCGAACTGATGAGCCTAGCGGAGGTGGCGGAGGCCAAAAAGATGCTGGCGCGGTTGCGCCTGCCGGTCAAACCCATGCCGTCACGCCGTGCCATGACGTCCCCAAGGGGGCGGATCGACGCGGGGCGCAGCCTGCGGGCCGCGCTGCGCCGGGGCGGAGAGATGGACAAGCTGGTCTTGAAAACCCCGCGCCCACGCTATCCCAATCTGGTGGTGCTGTGCGATATCTCCGGGTCCATGAGCCAATATTCCCGCATGGTGCTGCATTTCCTGCATGCGGTGAGCAATGCCAAGGGCGCGGGCTGGGCGCAGGTGCATGCGTTTACCTTTGGCACGCGGCTGACCAATATCACCCGCCATCTGGCGACGCGCGACGTGGATGCAGCGCTCAAGGCGGCGGGGGCAGAGGCGCAGGATTGGGAGGGCGGCACGCGTATCGGGGCCTGTATCGAGGCGTTCAACCGCGACTGGTCGCGGCGGGTCATGGGGCAGGGAGCTGTTGTGCTGTTGATCACCGACGGGCTGGACCGCGATGCGCCCGATGATCTGGCGCGACAGATGCAGCGGTTGCAACTGTCCGCACGTCGGCTGATCTGGCTAAATCCGCTGCTGCGGTGGGACGGGTTCGCGCCCAAAGCGGCGGGTATCCGTGCGATGCTGCCGTTTACCGACAGCTTTCGGGCCGGTCACTCGATCGCGTCGCTGCAAGAACTGGCAGAGGTGATCTCCCGCCCCGATGACCGGGGCGAGAAAACGCGATTGATGCAGGTGATGGGGGCGACGCCTTAG
- a CDS encoding replicative DNA helicase encodes MNEISSIDGNQLTVQAAETMPHSIEAEQQLLGAILTNNDIYDRVASVIGPKHFYDPVHARIFEIAAARIAKNNLASPVTLKAFMEDDEGLKELGGPAYLVRLAGAAISAFAVRDYAQMIYDLAVRRDLIQLGRDISAKAAQVDVASEPREQIVEAEQKLYKLAEQGQTESGFQSFLKAVTDAVNVANAAYQRDGGLSGVSTGLIDMDKKLGGLHPSDLLILAGRPSMGKTSLATNIAFNVAKAYRRGTLHDGTEGAVDGGVVGFYSLEMSAEQLAARILSEAAEIPSQQIRSGDMTETEFRRFVDAAKALEACPLYIDDTPALPISQLAARARRLKRTHGLDVLIIDYLQLVRGTGKGENRVNEISEITMGLKAIAKELNIPVIALSQLSRQVENREDKRPQLSDLRESGSIEQDADVVMFVFREEYYKEREKPGDHELDKMAIWQEEMERLHGRAEVVIGKQRHGPIGTVDLSFEGRYTRFGNLVKPWQSENGGGDQEF; translated from the coding sequence ATGAACGAGATTTCAAGCATCGACGGTAACCAGCTAACGGTTCAAGCGGCCGAGACAATGCCGCATTCCATCGAAGCGGAACAGCAGTTGTTGGGCGCGATCCTGACCAACAACGATATCTACGACCGCGTGGCCTCTGTCATCGGTCCCAAGCATTTCTACGATCCCGTTCACGCACGTATTTTCGAGATCGCCGCCGCGCGGATCGCCAAGAACAACCTCGCCTCCCCCGTGACGCTCAAGGCGTTTATGGAGGATGACGAAGGGCTCAAAGAACTGGGCGGCCCCGCCTATCTTGTGCGCCTTGCCGGAGCCGCGATCAGCGCCTTTGCTGTGCGCGACTATGCGCAGATGATCTATGATCTGGCGGTGCGCCGCGACCTGATCCAGCTGGGTCGCGATATTTCTGCCAAAGCCGCGCAGGTCGATGTTGCGTCAGAGCCGCGCGAACAGATCGTCGAGGCCGAACAGAAGCTCTATAAGCTCGCCGAGCAGGGTCAGACCGAAAGCGGTTTCCAGAGTTTTCTGAAAGCTGTGACCGACGCGGTCAACGTGGCCAATGCGGCCTACCAGCGCGACGGTGGCCTATCCGGTGTCTCTACCGGACTGATTGATATGGATAAAAAGCTGGGCGGCTTGCACCCGTCTGACCTTTTGATCCTTGCCGGTCGTCCGTCGATGGGGAAAACCTCGCTTGCGACGAACATCGCCTTCAACGTCGCCAAAGCCTACCGCCGTGGCACCTTGCATGACGGCACCGAAGGCGCTGTAGATGGTGGCGTTGTCGGGTTCTACAGCCTCGAGATGAGCGCGGAGCAGTTGGCCGCGCGTATCCTCTCCGAAGCGGCCGAGATCCCGTCCCAACAGATCCGGTCGGGTGATATGACAGAGACCGAATTCCGCCGTTTCGTCGATGCCGCCAAAGCGCTGGAAGCCTGCCCGCTGTATATCGACGACACACCCGCCCTGCCGATCAGCCAGCTGGCCGCCCGTGCGCGACGGCTCAAGCGGACCCACGGGCTGGACGTGTTGATTATCGACTATCTCCAGCTGGTGCGCGGGACGGGCAAAGGCGAAAACCGGGTGAACGAGATCTCGGAAATCACCATGGGCCTCAAGGCGATCGCGAAAGAGCTCAACATTCCCGTGATCGCCCTGTCGCAGCTGTCGCGTCAGGTGGAAAACCGCGAAGATAAGCGCCCGCAGCTGTCGGACTTGCGTGAATCCGGGTCGATCGAACAGGATGCCGACGTCGTGATGTTCGTGTTCCGCGAGGAATACTATAAGGAACGCGAAAAGCCCGGCGATCACGAGCTGGATAAAATGGCGATCTGGCAAGAAGAGATGGAGCGTCTGCACGGTCGTGCCGAAGTGGTCATCGGCAAGCAGCGTCACGGCCCGATTGGTACTGTCGATCTCAGCTTTGAAGGGCGCTACACCCGCTTTGGTAACCTTGTGAAACCGTGGCAGAGTGAAAATGGCGGTGGCGATCAGGAATTCTGA
- a CDS encoding paraquat-inducible protein A, whose protein sequence is MSSDGARPRADRFDMLLRVANLSLLILYPVAWAAPLLRAGVLPLFGLTEISVLSGLKSLWDTDLFLALIVAAFALVAPYVKTVGLTLVQFRLIGPRALPVLQAIGKLAMADVFLIALYVTLSKGIGIGRIETAWGLYLFTGCILASLFIGHRAQKIA, encoded by the coding sequence ATGTCGAGTGATGGGGCACGGCCCCGCGCAGATCGCTTTGATATGCTGCTGCGCGTGGCAAACCTGTCTCTGCTGATCCTCTACCCCGTTGCATGGGCCGCACCCTTGCTGCGCGCCGGCGTGCTACCACTGTTCGGGCTCACCGAAATTTCTGTCCTGAGCGGGCTGAAATCCCTCTGGGACACCGACCTGTTTCTGGCGTTGATCGTCGCGGCTTTTGCCCTTGTCGCGCCTTATGTAAAGACTGTCGGCCTGACGCTGGTTCAGTTCCGCCTGATCGGCCCACGCGCCCTGCCCGTCTTGCAGGCAATCGGCAAATTGGCGATGGCGGATGTGTTTCTGATCGCGCTGTATGTGACCCTGTCCAAGGGGATCGGCATCGGGCGGATCGAGACGGCTTGGGGGCTCTACCTGTTCACAGGCTGCATCCTCGCGTCCCTGTTTATCGGGCACCGCGCGCAGAAAATCGCCTAA
- a CDS encoding alpha/beta hydrolase family protein, whose translation MTTGPVLAVVTAMAAPMALAENRIDTQMPTAPDMAAYGDEAIGVRQLDLVHKDQIDILSIDPAADKPETLPRYDRPLTVEVWYPAADGATGDTAIKAFIRDGKTEVTLQGKAMRDADPAQPDAAYPLVIVSHGYPGNRFLMSHLAENIASKGYVVASIDHMDSTYRTQAAFGSTLVNRSLDQLFVLDEMARLSQDESSFLNGLVDVDNTGLIGYSMGGYGAVITAGGGVTEASVGYGWGGPHGTLGIHQAGSETHNNLPDPRIKTAIAIGPWGMNTGFWDAEGLKGVQIPMLFMAGSEDMVSLYEKGVRAIWENAGSVDRALLTFENGGHNAAAPMPAPAESFRDDADLGFNVSGHYTDPVWDTVRMNNIAQHFATVWMAQHLKGDSEMGAYLDLVENSNDGVWSMNEDGTPKEDHSYWKGFDKDTAKGLRYETLSPE comes from the coding sequence ATGACAACGGGGCCCGTGCTGGCGGTGGTCACGGCGATGGCCGCGCCTATGGCGCTGGCCGAGAACCGGATCGATACCCAGATGCCAACGGCCCCTGATATGGCGGCCTATGGCGACGAAGCCATCGGCGTGCGCCAGCTTGATCTGGTGCATAAGGACCAGATCGATATCCTGTCCATCGATCCCGCAGCGGACAAGCCTGAAACCCTACCGCGCTATGATCGCCCGCTGACGGTCGAGGTCTGGTACCCCGCCGCTGATGGGGCCACCGGCGACACCGCGATCAAGGCGTTCATCCGCGATGGCAAGACAGAGGTAACCTTGCAAGGCAAAGCCATGCGCGACGCGGACCCCGCACAACCCGACGCGGCCTATCCGCTGGTCATCGTTTCCCACGGGTATCCCGGCAACCGCTTCCTGATGTCCCATCTGGCCGAGAATATCGCGTCAAAGGGCTATGTCGTGGCGTCCATCGATCACATGGATTCGACCTATCGCACACAGGCGGCCTTTGGCTCTACGCTGGTGAACCGGTCGCTGGACCAGCTGTTCGTGCTGGATGAAATGGCGCGTCTGTCGCAAGACGAAAGCTCTTTTCTTAATGGGTTAGTGGATGTGGATAACACCGGCTTGATCGGCTATTCCATGGGCGGCTATGGCGCGGTGATCACCGCAGGCGGTGGCGTGACCGAAGCGTCGGTCGGCTATGGCTGGGGCGGGCCGCATGGCACCTTGGGCATCCATCAGGCGGGGTCCGAGACGCATAACAACCTGCCCGATCCAAGGATCAAGACCGCCATCGCGATCGGCCCCTGGGGCATGAACACGGGCTTCTGGGATGCCGAAGGCTTGAAGGGCGTGCAGATCCCGATGCTTTTCATGGCCGGGTCCGAGGATATGGTATCGCTGTACGAAAAAGGCGTGCGCGCCATTTGGGAAAACGCCGGCAGCGTCGACCGCGCCTTGCTGACCTTTGAAAACGGCGGCCATAATGCGGCGGCTCCGATGCCCGCGCCTGCAGAATCCTTTCGCGATGACGCTGATCTGGGGTTCAACGTGTCGGGCCACTATACCGATCCGGTCTGGGACACGGTGCGCATGAACAACATCGCGCAGCATTTCGCCACCGTCTGGATGGCGCAGCATCTCAAGGGCGATTCCGAGATGGGGGCCTATCTTGATCTGGTCGAAAACTCCAACGACGGGGTCTGGTCGATGAACGAGGATGGCACCCCGAAGGAGGATCACAGCTATTGGAAGGGGTTCGACAAGGATACCGCCAAAGGGTTGCGTTATGAAACCCTGTCGCCCGAGTAA
- a CDS encoding DNA repair protein, with protein MNALTALIQYLFQRLAFAVFAVAAVAITVCTVMAALGQWAWIELPLNYDGQPVENAGMYAQIGLTVLAVGICFFIPTNRRVMQLETSHRKFALNMDDITRAYGAVHAADRGDVFHMSSEFDSVRERLAYLRDHPDLSTLEPALLEVAAQMSHISKELATVYADEKIERARNFLKQRQEEVNLFNSRLDQAKGITSEMKHWLHEVELEESVAAAQLDRLRAEMREIMPELGIERRVSADEMARDSRVVELPPKAAE; from the coding sequence ATGAACGCGTTGACGGCACTTATTCAGTATCTTTTTCAAAGACTCGCATTCGCGGTTTTCGCTGTTGCCGCCGTGGCGATCACCGTCTGTACCGTTATGGCCGCGCTTGGCCAATGGGCCTGGATTGAACTGCCGCTGAACTATGACGGGCAACCCGTTGAGAATGCAGGGATGTATGCGCAGATCGGCCTGACCGTTTTGGCTGTGGGCATCTGCTTTTTCATCCCCACCAACCGCCGCGTCATGCAGCTTGAAACATCGCACCGCAAGTTTGCGCTCAATATGGATGACATCACCCGCGCCTACGGGGCGGTGCATGCGGCGGATCGCGGCGACGTTTTTCACATGTCCTCCGAATTCGACTCGGTGCGCGAACGGCTGGCCTATCTGCGCGATCACCCTGATCTCAGCACGCTTGAACCCGCCCTTCTGGAAGTCGCCGCGCAGATGAGCCACATCTCGAAAGAGCTGGCGACCGTCTATGCCGACGAGAAAATCGAACGCGCGCGCAATTTCCTCAAGCAGCGTCAGGAAGAAGTGAACCTGTTCAACAGCCGTCTGGATCAGGCCAAGGGCATCACCTCGGAAATGAAGCACTGGCTGCACGAGGTCGAGCTGGAAGAAAGCGTGGCCGCAGCACAGCTGGACCGCCTGCGCGCCGAAATGCGCGAGATCATGCCCGAACTGGGAATCGAACGCAGGGTATCGGCGGATGAAATGGCCCGCGATTCACGTGTGGTAGAGCTGCCCCCCAAAGCAGCGGAGTAA